One window of Posidoniimonas polymericola genomic DNA carries:
- a CDS encoding cytochrome c3 family protein produces the protein MDRFHFPPWVNTFTLMVLGGVAAGGAYVGGMFLYGTWPSVMNAGYAPEQPVPFSHKLHAGDLKMDCRYCHNTVETSAHAAVPGTNVCANCHRGPGADGTNITTAVHTASLKLLPIREAITTGEPMKWERVHDLGDYVYFNHSVHVKRGVSCVECHGRIDQMERVEQVKPLSMSWCLECHRNPAPRLRPVEEVTNLGWEPPDGADTDRQAYGEKLQDENDWAKQAPTSCSTCHR, from the coding sequence GTGGACCGCTTTCACTTTCCGCCTTGGGTCAACACGTTCACTCTCATGGTGCTCGGCGGCGTTGCCGCTGGAGGCGCCTACGTGGGCGGGATGTTCTTGTACGGCACATGGCCAAGCGTCATGAATGCCGGCTACGCCCCTGAGCAGCCGGTGCCCTTCAGTCACAAGCTGCACGCCGGTGACCTGAAGATGGACTGCCGGTACTGCCACAACACGGTCGAGACCTCGGCCCACGCGGCGGTGCCCGGTACCAATGTGTGCGCGAACTGCCACCGCGGGCCAGGAGCCGACGGCACGAACATCACCACGGCCGTGCACACCGCCAGCCTGAAGCTGCTGCCGATCCGCGAGGCGATTACTACCGGCGAGCCGATGAAGTGGGAACGCGTCCACGACCTGGGCGACTACGTCTACTTCAATCACAGCGTGCACGTGAAGCGGGGCGTGAGCTGCGTCGAGTGCCACGGCCGGATCGATCAGATGGAGCGGGTCGAGCAGGTGAAGCCGCTCAGCATGAGCTGGTGCCTGGAGTGCCACCGCAACCCCGCGCCACGCCTGCGTCCGGTTGAAGAGGTCACCAACCTCGGTTGGGAGCCGCCCGATGGGGCCGACACCGACCGTCAGGCCTACGGCGAGAAGCTGCAGGATGAGAACGACTGGGCCAAGCAGGCGCCGACAAGCTGCTCTACCTGTCACCGGTAG
- a CDS encoding response regulator transcription factor, whose product MPQKLLLVDDDELLRERMARALAKRGLEVHAAANADEATALARSHGPDLAVLDLKMPGRTGLELLTELRGLLPDLKCVILTGYGSIANAVDAMRLGAVNYITKPADADQVLEAFRRGEAETPLLAPADEIHAPSLAEAEWNHIQQALADCHGNVTRAAEKLGIPRRTLQRKLKKLAP is encoded by the coding sequence ATGCCACAGAAGCTTCTGCTAGTCGACGACGATGAACTGCTCCGCGAGCGGATGGCCCGGGCGCTGGCCAAAAGGGGGCTCGAAGTGCACGCGGCCGCAAACGCCGACGAGGCGACCGCGCTGGCCCGCTCGCATGGGCCGGACCTGGCGGTGCTCGACTTGAAGATGCCGGGCCGGACTGGGCTGGAGCTGCTGACCGAGCTGCGCGGGCTGCTGCCTGACCTGAAGTGTGTGATCCTGACCGGCTACGGCAGCATCGCCAACGCGGTCGACGCGATGCGGCTGGGCGCGGTGAACTACATCACCAAGCCGGCGGACGCCGACCAGGTGCTCGAGGCGTTCCGCCGCGGCGAGGCAGAGACGCCATTGCTCGCCCCCGCCGACGAAATCCACGCCCCGTCGCTCGCCGAGGCCGAGTGGAACCACATCCAGCAGGCGCTGGCCGACTGTCACGGCAATGTCACCCGGGCGGCCGAAAAGCTGGGCATCCCGCGGCGGACGCTGCAGCGGAAGCTGAAGAAATTGGCCCCCTGA
- a CDS encoding phytoene desaturase family protein translates to MAASSTAYDAVIIGGGHNGLVCACYLARAGKKVCVLERRHVLGGCATTEELWPGYKVSTAAYVISLFLPQIISELKLKEHGLEILPRRPSSFTPLPDGRSLLMGPDAELCHRELSQFSTRDAEQYPKYEALLERVAAVLEPVLSEASPDPLPLPTSWRKVGIPKKMRDIKKGWSMYQAAASLGDDMPAAIELLTGPARPILERWFESEVLKATLATDAIIGAFTSISSPGSAYVLLHHVMGEAGGARGVWGYVRGGMGALSEALASAGRELGVEVRRESPVASINTSGGKAVGVTLEDGTVIDAPVVGSSVDAHLTFEKFLQPADLPDSFRTAVSNIDYSSASMKVNLALSEPPNFTARPTDPGAHRGVMPHHHGTMHIGPTMDYLERAYDDAKYGLPAEEPILEMTMATSVDESIAPAGKHILSMFVQYAPYMLSPEGGVGPKSPDGWDAIKDDFADRCVRKLAEYAPNVPDAIEHRQVLSPLDLERTYGITGGNIMQGAMNANQLYCFRPVPGWSDHRTPVNGLYLCGAASHPGGGVMGACGKNAADEILRDGRWG, encoded by the coding sequence ATGGCAGCAAGCAGCACGGCGTACGACGCAGTAATCATCGGTGGCGGCCACAACGGCCTGGTCTGCGCCTGCTACCTGGCCAGGGCCGGCAAGAAGGTCTGCGTGCTCGAACGCCGCCACGTGCTGGGGGGCTGCGCCACGACCGAAGAGCTGTGGCCCGGCTACAAGGTCAGCACCGCCGCCTACGTGATCAGCCTGTTCCTGCCGCAGATCATCAGCGAGCTGAAGCTCAAGGAGCACGGACTGGAGATCCTGCCCCGGCGGCCGTCGTCGTTCACGCCGCTGCCGGATGGCCGCAGCCTGCTGATGGGCCCCGACGCCGAGCTGTGCCACCGGGAGCTCAGCCAGTTCAGCACCCGCGACGCCGAGCAGTACCCCAAGTACGAGGCCCTGCTGGAGCGGGTCGCGGCGGTGCTCGAGCCGGTCCTCAGCGAGGCCTCGCCCGACCCGCTGCCGCTGCCGACCAGCTGGCGGAAGGTCGGCATCCCCAAGAAGATGCGCGACATCAAGAAGGGCTGGTCAATGTACCAGGCGGCCGCGTCGCTAGGCGATGACATGCCGGCCGCCATTGAGCTGCTGACCGGCCCCGCCCGGCCGATCCTCGAGCGGTGGTTCGAGTCCGAGGTGCTCAAGGCGACCCTCGCCACCGACGCCATCATCGGCGCGTTCACCTCGATCAGCTCGCCCGGCAGCGCCTACGTGCTGCTGCACCACGTCATGGGCGAGGCGGGCGGCGCACGCGGCGTGTGGGGCTACGTCCGCGGCGGCATGGGCGCCTTGTCCGAGGCCCTCGCCAGCGCCGGCCGAGAGCTGGGCGTCGAGGTACGCCGCGAGTCGCCGGTCGCCAGCATCAACACCAGCGGCGGCAAGGCGGTTGGCGTGACCCTCGAGGACGGCACGGTGATCGACGCGCCGGTCGTCGGCTCCAGCGTCGACGCGCACCTCACCTTCGAAAAGTTCCTGCAGCCGGCCGACCTGCCCGACAGCTTCCGCACGGCGGTCTCGAACATCGACTACTCCTCGGCCTCGATGAAGGTCAACCTGGCGCTCTCCGAGCCGCCCAACTTCACCGCCCGGCCGACCGACCCCGGCGCCCACCGCGGCGTGATGCCGCACCACCACGGCACGATGCACATTGGTCCCACAATGGACTACCTCGAGCGGGCCTACGACGACGCCAAGTACGGCCTCCCCGCCGAGGAGCCGATCCTCGAGATGACCATGGCGACCAGCGTCGACGAGTCGATTGCCCCTGCTGGCAAGCATATTCTGTCGATGTTCGTGCAGTACGCGCCGTACATGCTGTCGCCCGAGGGGGGAGTCGGCCCGAAGTCGCCCGACGGCTGGGACGCCATCAAGGACGACTTCGCCGACCGCTGCGTCAGGAAGCTGGCCGAGTACGCCCCGAACGTCCCCGACGCGATCGAGCACCGCCAGGTGCTCAGCCCCCTGGACCTAGAACGCACCTACGGCATCACCGGCGGCAACATCATGCAGGGGGCGATGAACGCCAATCAGCTGTACTGCTTCCGCCCCGTGCCCGGCTGGTCCGACCACCGCACGCCGGTAAACGGACTCTATCTCTGCGGCGCCGCCAGCCACCCCGGCGGCGGCGTGATGGGCGCCTGCGGGAAGAACGCGGCGGACGAGATCCTGCGCGACGGCCGTTGGGGCTAA
- a CDS encoding quinol:electron acceptor oxidoreductase subunit ActD, translating into MSDDANNTTPTEPQLLGVLAQFPDAHDLVAAARKTTDEGYRKVDGFSPFPLHGIDEALRAPKTILPWLVFCGGVTGCLVALCLQYYVNGVEFPFIYSGYQFPISAKPIFSLPANIPVTFELIILFSSLTAFFGMFALNGLPKLHNPLFRSERFSRVTNDGFFLWIDAGDDKFDETATSDWLNSIGATSVEPISEVVEGRQVPAFLLAVGAVGAAVALVPPLWVAAAAGTSTSPRLSLWWDMDYQAKFKPQTTSDLFADGRAMRKAPAGTVAWGSLQEQQDQRYFEGIEPDGVAAHRGVPAQFVSAQVEGDAPAEAPPEPNWTKDFPVEVTEELMERGRERFDIYCATCHGKAGYGEGLVTTRALSLNQGTWTRPLSLHDQAVREQPVGRIYNTITNGIRKMPGYRLQVDAEDRWAIVLYVRALQKSQHASLDEIPEELRPKR; encoded by the coding sequence ATGTCCGACGACGCCAACAACACGACGCCCACCGAGCCCCAGCTGCTTGGCGTGCTAGCCCAGTTCCCGGACGCGCACGACCTCGTGGCGGCCGCGCGCAAGACCACCGACGAGGGCTACCGCAAGGTCGACGGCTTCAGCCCGTTCCCGCTCCACGGGATCGACGAGGCGCTCCGCGCGCCCAAGACGATCCTGCCGTGGCTGGTGTTCTGCGGAGGCGTGACCGGCTGCCTGGTGGCGCTATGCCTGCAGTACTACGTGAACGGCGTCGAGTTCCCGTTCATCTACAGCGGCTACCAGTTCCCGATCAGCGCGAAGCCGATCTTCAGCCTGCCGGCCAACATCCCGGTGACCTTCGAGCTGATCATCCTGTTCAGCTCGCTGACGGCGTTCTTTGGGATGTTCGCCCTCAACGGCCTGCCGAAACTGCACAACCCGCTGTTCCGCAGCGAGCGGTTTAGCCGCGTCACGAACGACGGCTTCTTCCTGTGGATCGACGCCGGCGACGACAAGTTCGACGAGACCGCGACCTCCGACTGGCTGAACTCGATCGGCGCGACGAGCGTCGAACCGATTTCCGAGGTGGTCGAGGGCCGTCAGGTCCCGGCGTTCCTGCTCGCCGTGGGCGCCGTGGGCGCCGCGGTGGCGTTGGTCCCGCCGCTGTGGGTGGCCGCCGCCGCCGGCACGTCGACCAGCCCGCGGTTGTCACTGTGGTGGGACATGGACTACCAGGCGAAGTTCAAGCCGCAGACCACGAGCGACCTGTTCGCCGACGGCCGGGCCATGCGTAAGGCCCCGGCCGGCACGGTCGCGTGGGGTTCGCTCCAGGAACAGCAGGACCAGCGCTACTTCGAGGGCATCGAGCCCGACGGCGTCGCCGCCCACCGCGGTGTGCCCGCCCAGTTTGTCAGCGCCCAGGTCGAGGGCGACGCCCCCGCGGAGGCGCCCCCCGAACCCAACTGGACCAAGGACTTCCCGGTGGAGGTCACCGAGGAGCTGATGGAGCGGGGGCGGGAACGATTCGACATTTACTGCGCCACCTGCCATGGCAAGGCCGGCTACGGCGAGGGCCTGGTCACAACGCGGGCCCTGAGCCTGAACCAGGGGACCTGGACCAGGCCGCTGAGCCTGCACGACCAGGCGGTACGCGAGCAGCCGGTCGGCCGCATCTACAACACGATCACCAACGGCATCCGCAAGATGCCGGGCTACCGACTGCAGGTTGACGCCGAGGACCGCTGGGCAATTGTGCTCTACGTCCGGGCGCTGCAGAAGAGCCAGCACGCCTCGCTGGATGAGATCCCCGAGGAGCTGCGCCCCAAGCGGTAA
- a CDS encoding glycoside hydrolase family 18 protein — protein sequence MLSRQTLLLLSLGAALGCVSEAAAQRTSRVFLGYYAAISELPIEEIPWARLTHACHAFLAVDAEGQMVENPLVPSQTFTDAAHEHGVTPLLSLGGGKTAEGLTKLAESDDAIRAFAKKVVEAVVANNYDGVDIDWESPSDQRTMEGLVLLVKSLRSGLDQAAAKANRTKSYLLTAAVPPSNHLGKWFDVGAVASRLDWLNVMCYDMSGPWERTAGHHAPLFPSQKDPERGWRSVQAAMEYWRKERGVPKEKLLVGVPMYGRALPVSKVFEPLDPAKRKQHGALSFTRVRELVGQGWPAMWDYDAHAPWLRPKEQQDSPLLICYEDRNSVHDKAEWAAKEGYRGMFFWAIHQDKMPDGTHWLLRAANKAWPAGN from the coding sequence ATGCTGTCGCGCCAAACCTTGTTGCTCCTGTCCCTTGGGGCCGCCCTGGGCTGCGTCTCAGAGGCCGCCGCCCAACGGACCTCGCGGGTGTTCCTTGGTTATTACGCGGCGATCAGCGAGCTGCCAATCGAGGAGATCCCCTGGGCCCGGCTGACGCACGCCTGCCACGCGTTCCTGGCGGTCGACGCCGAGGGACAGATGGTCGAGAACCCGTTGGTCCCCAGCCAGACCTTCACCGACGCCGCGCACGAGCACGGCGTCACGCCGCTGCTATCGCTCGGCGGCGGCAAGACAGCCGAGGGCCTGACCAAGCTGGCCGAGTCGGACGACGCGATCCGCGCCTTCGCCAAGAAGGTGGTCGAGGCCGTGGTCGCCAACAATTACGACGGCGTCGACATCGACTGGGAGTCGCCCAGCGACCAGCGGACCATGGAGGGGCTTGTGCTGCTTGTGAAGTCGCTGAGGTCGGGGCTCGACCAGGCGGCGGCCAAGGCGAACCGCACGAAGTCTTACCTGCTGACCGCGGCGGTCCCCCCGTCGAACCACCTCGGCAAGTGGTTCGACGTCGGCGCCGTGGCGAGCCGCCTCGATTGGCTCAACGTCATGTGCTACGACATGAGCGGCCCCTGGGAACGGACCGCCGGCCACCACGCGCCGCTGTTCCCCTCGCAGAAAGACCCCGAGCGCGGCTGGCGGTCGGTCCAGGCCGCGATGGAGTACTGGCGCAAGGAACGCGGAGTCCCCAAGGAGAAGCTGCTGGTGGGCGTGCCGATGTACGGCCGGGCGCTGCCGGTATCGAAGGTGTTCGAACCGCTCGACCCGGCCAAGCGTAAGCAGCACGGGGCGTTGTCGTTCACCCGCGTCCGCGAGTTGGTCGGCCAGGGCTGGCCCGCCATGTGGGACTACGACGCCCACGCCCCCTGGCTCCGCCCGAAAGAACAGCAGGATTCGCCCCTGCTGATCTGCTACGAGGACCGCAACAGCGTTCACGACAAGGCCGAGTGGGCCGCCAAGGAAGGCTACCGCGGGATGTTCTTCTGGGCCATCCACCAAGACAAGATGCCCGACGGCACCCACTGGCTGCTGCGGGCCGCCAACAAGGCCTGGCCGGCCGGCAACTGA
- the nrfD gene encoding NrfD/PsrC family molybdoenzyme membrane anchor subunit produces the protein MATADFAFGNPDISPTEEWVEPHLVQGENTTYDSITETVCSIAENPRPPIAWFVSFFIAANVAGMFGALIGWLLITGVGVWGNNNPVFWGWPIVNFVFWVGIGHAGTLISAILFLFRQHWRTSINRFAEAMTIFAVVCAGTFPGIHVGRAWFAYWLFPLPTSQLSMWPQFRSPLLWDVFAVGTYATVSLLFWYMGMIPDLATLRDRAKHPIRRFAYGLLSMGWTGSAGHWHVYEKAYGLLAALATPLVLSVHTIVSFDFAVAQLPGWHTTIFPPYFVAGAVFSGFGMVLTLMVPAREWFGLKHLVTTRHLENMCKIIIATGSMVGFAYGTEFFIAWYSGNSYEQFAFVNRAFGPYWWAYWIMVSCNVISPQLFWIKAVRTSPLLMFIISIFINIGMWFERFVIVMTLHRDFLPSSWGLFKPTLVDILMLIGSFGLFFTLFLLFCRFLPIIAMAEVKQVMHMERHGH, from the coding sequence ATGGCCACAGCCGACTTCGCCTTTGGCAACCCGGACATCTCGCCCACCGAGGAGTGGGTCGAGCCGCACCTGGTGCAAGGCGAGAACACGACCTACGACTCGATCACCGAGACCGTCTGCTCGATCGCCGAGAACCCGCGGCCGCCGATTGCGTGGTTCGTTTCGTTCTTCATCGCGGCGAACGTTGCCGGCATGTTCGGCGCGCTGATCGGCTGGCTGCTGATCACGGGAGTCGGCGTGTGGGGCAACAACAACCCCGTGTTCTGGGGCTGGCCGATCGTGAATTTCGTGTTCTGGGTCGGCATCGGCCACGCCGGCACGCTGATCTCCGCGATCCTGTTCCTGTTCCGCCAGCACTGGCGGACCAGCATCAACCGCTTCGCCGAGGCGATGACCATCTTCGCGGTCGTCTGCGCCGGCACGTTCCCCGGCATCCACGTCGGCCGGGCGTGGTTCGCCTACTGGCTGTTCCCGCTGCCGACCTCGCAGTTGTCGATGTGGCCGCAGTTCCGCAGCCCGCTCTTGTGGGACGTGTTCGCGGTCGGCACGTACGCGACGGTTTCGCTGCTGTTCTGGTACATGGGCATGATCCCCGACCTGGCCACCCTGCGTGACCGCGCGAAGCACCCGATCCGTCGGTTCGCCTACGGACTGCTGTCGATGGGCTGGACCGGCTCAGCCGGGCACTGGCACGTGTACGAGAAGGCCTACGGCCTGCTCGCCGCGTTGGCCACGCCGCTGGTGCTCTCGGTGCACACAATCGTTAGTTTCGACTTCGCGGTCGCGCAACTCCCGGGCTGGCACACCACGATCTTCCCGCCGTACTTCGTCGCGGGCGCCGTGTTCAGCGGCTTCGGCATGGTGCTGACGCTGATGGTCCCGGCCCGCGAGTGGTTCGGCCTGAAGCACCTGGTGACCACGCGGCACCTGGAGAATATGTGCAAGATCATCATCGCCACCGGGTCGATGGTCGGCTTCGCCTACGGCACCGAGTTCTTCATCGCCTGGTACTCGGGCAACTCGTACGAGCAATTCGCGTTCGTGAACCGGGCGTTCGGGCCGTACTGGTGGGCCTACTGGATCATGGTCTCCTGCAACGTGATCTCCCCGCAGCTGTTCTGGATCAAGGCGGTCCGCACCAGCCCGCTGTTGATGTTCATCATCTCGATCTTCATTAACATCGGCATGTGGTTCGAGCGGTTCGTGATCGTGATGACCCTGCACCGCGACTTCCTCCCGTCCAGCTGGGGCCTGTTCAAGCCGACGCTGGTGGACATCCTGATGCTGATCGGCAGCTTCGGCCTGTTCTTTACCCTGTTCCTGCTGTTCTGCCGCTTCCTGCCCATCATCGCGATGGCGGAGGTCAAGCAGGTGATGCACATGGAACGCCACGGGCACTAG
- a CDS encoding TAT-variant-translocated molybdopterin oxidoreductase, which produces MSEASTPTRTRSSSASPYWRSIDELQQTPEFMEFVHREFPQAADEIPAGISRRRWMQLMSASFALAAAQGCRWKTEQIATFSDRPEGYVPGSITKYATSIDWAGAPRHLLVSCYDGRPIKVDGNPNHPAVRGGSDTFSQAATLALYDPDRQQQPIDRSGKGASNADWSEVDAAIAAVVEKLGESGGGTFAVLKQPTHSVSLDAALKAVLEKLPQAKVYEYAPLARDSELAGAELAFGERVRTRYNLQGARVIACFDSDLLKDHPESLALARDYADGRDPDGDMNRLYCVESQFSMTGGCADHRLPLRSSAIPAALAKLLSLVESGEVTVPEGEQDANSASEDQFLAALAEDLLAHKGAGVVAVGGCQSAEAFALAHKINDLLGNAGETVLYAAEPAGPAEVKPLADLAGEIAARRVDTLLILGGNPIYDAPVDLDFEKRLGEVATSIHLSPYDDETSRLCTWSLPETHPFESWGDTVGWDGAVGVQQPLIDPLLGGRSAIELLCVLAGVKDSARDFVRAAVAEKVGGLDDSGWDQLVQDGFLADSAAEAASPGIKDFSFESVEAPEFEVVLTASESTYDGRLANNGWLQETPDFITKLTWDNAALVNPATAKAMNVKQGQMITVTVGGQSLDLPVYIQPGQAQGSIGVALGYGRTAAGRVGGLLDESGDAVQGLYPDGIKGTWFPLAADPVGFDAYQLRTTDGSRVLTTDVSVKGAGGSYTLATTQDHHAIDVGGLEAITERSFEFIREASQEFYQEHKAFAQEMGHHIATKNLWKEPTFSREDASDDVSPNLYASTTNNAWGMAIDLNKCIGCNACTVACQAENNIPVVGKDMVSRGREMHWIRVDRYFRSEEGGEFADSPTVVHQPVACQQCETAPCEQVCPVAATVHSAEGLNDMVYNRCVGTRYCANNCPFKVRRFNYFHYNWELERGDWPAGKINEPKVNANRELQRLVMNPEVTIRHRGVMEKCTYCTQRISHARIDAKVEGREMVDGDVVTACQEACPTRAIEFGDLNDKDSKVAQAHASGRAYGMLDGLHLRPRTQYLARIRNPHAALKKYLPAEPTLHAHGGHGEGGHGADEHGAEGHNDADHGDAEHGEAGQENREAEQANHTA; this is translated from the coding sequence ATGAGCGAAGCAAGCACCCCAACCCGCACCCGCAGCTCTTCGGCCAGCCCCTACTGGCGTAGCATCGACGAGCTGCAGCAGACTCCCGAGTTCATGGAGTTTGTGCACCGCGAGTTCCCCCAGGCGGCCGACGAGATCCCCGCGGGCATCAGCCGCCGCCGGTGGATGCAGCTGATGAGCGCGTCGTTCGCCCTGGCGGCCGCGCAGGGTTGCCGCTGGAAGACCGAGCAGATCGCCACGTTCAGCGATCGCCCCGAGGGCTACGTGCCCGGCTCGATCACCAAGTACGCCACCAGCATCGACTGGGCCGGCGCCCCGCGGCACCTGCTGGTCTCCTGCTACGACGGCCGCCCGATCAAGGTCGACGGCAACCCCAACCACCCGGCGGTGCGCGGCGGCAGCGACACCTTCAGCCAGGCAGCGACCCTCGCGCTGTACGACCCGGATCGCCAGCAGCAACCGATCGACCGCTCCGGCAAGGGGGCGTCCAACGCCGACTGGTCGGAGGTCGACGCTGCCATCGCCGCGGTTGTCGAGAAGCTCGGCGAGAGCGGCGGCGGGACCTTCGCCGTGCTCAAGCAGCCGACCCACTCGGTGTCGCTCGACGCGGCGCTCAAGGCCGTGCTCGAAAAGCTGCCCCAAGCCAAGGTCTACGAGTACGCCCCGCTGGCGCGCGACAGCGAACTGGCGGGCGCCGAGCTCGCCTTTGGCGAGCGCGTCCGCACCCGTTACAACCTGCAGGGCGCGCGGGTCATCGCCTGCTTCGACAGCGACCTGCTGAAGGATCACCCCGAGTCGCTGGCGCTGGCCCGCGACTACGCCGACGGCCGCGACCCCGACGGCGACATGAACCGGCTCTACTGTGTCGAGAGCCAGTTCAGCATGACCGGCGGTTGCGCCGATCACCGCCTGCCGCTCAGGTCTTCGGCGATCCCAGCGGCGTTGGCCAAGCTGCTGTCGCTGGTCGAGTCGGGCGAGGTCACCGTGCCCGAGGGCGAGCAGGACGCCAATTCCGCCAGCGAAGACCAGTTCCTGGCCGCCCTGGCCGAGGACCTGCTGGCCCACAAGGGCGCGGGCGTCGTGGCGGTTGGCGGCTGCCAATCGGCCGAGGCGTTTGCCCTGGCTCACAAGATCAACGACCTGCTCGGCAACGCCGGCGAAACGGTCCTCTACGCGGCGGAGCCCGCGGGCCCGGCCGAGGTCAAGCCGCTGGCCGACCTGGCCGGCGAGATCGCCGCGAGACGGGTCGACACGCTGCTGATCCTCGGCGGCAACCCGATCTACGACGCCCCGGTCGACCTCGACTTCGAGAAGCGGCTCGGCGAGGTCGCGACCTCGATCCACCTCAGCCCGTACGACGACGAGACCTCTCGGCTCTGCACCTGGAGCCTGCCCGAGACCCACCCCTTCGAGTCGTGGGGCGACACGGTCGGCTGGGACGGCGCGGTCGGCGTTCAGCAGCCGCTGATCGACCCGCTGCTGGGCGGCCGCTCGGCGATCGAGCTGCTGTGCGTGCTGGCCGGCGTGAAAGATTCGGCCCGTGATTTTGTCCGCGCCGCGGTCGCCGAGAAGGTCGGCGGCCTCGACGACTCCGGCTGGGACCAGTTGGTGCAGGACGGCTTCCTGGCCGACAGCGCCGCCGAGGCCGCCAGCCCGGGCATCAAAGATTTCAGTTTCGAGTCCGTCGAGGCGCCCGAGTTTGAGGTGGTGCTGACCGCCAGCGAGAGCACCTACGACGGCCGGCTGGCCAACAACGGCTGGCTGCAAGAGACCCCCGACTTCATCACCAAGCTGACGTGGGACAACGCCGCGCTGGTCAACCCGGCCACCGCCAAGGCGATGAACGTCAAGCAGGGCCAGATGATCACGGTGACCGTGGGCGGGCAGTCGCTCGACCTGCCGGTGTACATTCAGCCCGGTCAGGCCCAGGGCTCGATCGGCGTCGCGCTCGGCTACGGCCGCACGGCCGCCGGCCGCGTCGGCGGCCTGCTCGACGAGTCGGGCGACGCGGTGCAGGGCCTGTACCCGGACGGCATCAAGGGGACCTGGTTCCCGCTGGCTGCTGATCCGGTCGGCTTCGACGCCTATCAGCTCCGCACCACCGACGGCTCGCGGGTGCTGACCACCGACGTGTCGGTGAAGGGCGCCGGCGGCAGCTACACCCTGGCGACCACCCAGGACCACCACGCGATCGACGTCGGTGGTCTCGAGGCGATCACCGAGCGTTCGTTCGAGTTCATCCGCGAGGCGTCGCAGGAGTTCTACCAAGAGCACAAGGCGTTCGCCCAGGAGATGGGCCACCACATTGCGACCAAGAACTTGTGGAAGGAGCCGACCTTCTCCCGCGAGGACGCGTCCGACGACGTGTCGCCGAACCTGTACGCCTCGACGACCAACAACGCCTGGGGCATGGCGATCGACCTCAACAAGTGCATCGGCTGCAACGCCTGCACGGTCGCCTGCCAGGCAGAGAACAATATCCCGGTCGTCGGCAAGGACATGGTGAGCCGCGGCCGCGAGATGCACTGGATCCGCGTCGACCGCTACTTCCGCAGCGAAGAAGGGGGTGAGTTCGCCGACAGCCCGACCGTCGTCCACCAGCCGGTCGCCTGCCAGCAGTGCGAGACCGCCCCCTGCGAGCAGGTCTGCCCGGTCGCCGCCACGGTGCACAGCGCCGAGGGCCTGAACGACATGGTCTACAACCGCTGCGTCGGCACGCGGTACTGCGCGAACAACTGCCCGTTCAAGGTCCGCCGCTTCAACTACTTCCACTACAACTGGGAACTGGAGCGTGGCGACTGGCCGGCCGGCAAAATCAACGAGCCCAAGGTCAACGCCAACCGCGAGTTGCAGCGTCTGGTGATGAACCCCGAAGTGACCATCCGCCACCGCGGCGTGATGGAGAAGTGCACCTACTGCACTCAGCGGATTTCCCACGCCCGGATCGACGCCAAGGTCGAGGGACGCGAGATGGTCGACGGCGACGTCGTGACCGCGTGCCAGGAGGCCTGCCCGACCCGCGCAATCGAGTTCGGCGACCTCAACGACAAGGACAGCAAGGTGGCGCAGGCGCACGCCAGCGGCCGCGCCTACGGCATGCTCGACGGCCTGCACCTGCGGCCCCGCACGCAGTACCTGGCCCGCATCCGCAACCCGCACGCGGCGCTCAAGAAGTACCTGCCGGCCGAGCCGACGCTGCACGCCCACGGTGGGCACGGCGAGGGCGGGCACGGCGCCGACGAGCATGGGGCTGAGGGCCACAACGATGCCGATCATGGTGACGCCGAGCACGGCGAGGCCGGGCAAGAGAACCGCGAGGCCGAGCAGGCCAACCACACCGCTTAA